A single window of Gavia stellata isolate bGavSte3 chromosome 16, bGavSte3.hap2, whole genome shotgun sequence DNA harbors:
- the SQSTM1 gene encoding sequestosome-1 isoform X2, with protein sequence MAALTVKAYLLGKEEAAREIRRFSLPPPARYQAIHDRVAELFQGLLRAGPPPAFRMHYKDEDGDLIAFSTDEELEMAMPYVQDGVFRVYIKEKKECRREHRSQCSQEPPRDMVHPNVICDGCEGPVVGARFKCTVCPDYDLCSTCEGKGIHKEHNMVMFQSPLLNPFEWLPRGRWLRKMRHGVPPFPWMHCWGYPGPAAPCQNAEQAQASAAASSPPTAEGIEVDIDVEHGGQRSKVTPASPDQEKNSAEPSSNTLNQNIQTKPDWNNTDSATEVNAVAEQIQDMVIDPVPTQMEDGSFQSQEHSESSSSSGGDEDWTHLSSKEVDPSTGELQSLQMPETEGPSSLDASQDPPQPGPTGLREAALYPHLPPEADPRLIESLSQMLSMGFSDEGGWLTRLLQTKNCDIGAALDAIQYSKQPPHL encoded by the exons ATGGCGGCGCTGACGGTGAAAGCCTACCTGCTGGGCAAGGAGGAGGCGGCCCGCGAGATCCGCCGCTTCTCcctgccgccgcccgcccgctaCCAGGCCATCCACGACCGCGTCGCCGAGCTCTTCCAGGGGCTGCTGCGCGCTGGGCCGCCGCCCGCCTTCCGCATGCACTACAAGG ATGAAGACGGGGACCTGATCGCTTTTTCCACCGACGAGGAGCTGGAGATGGCGATGCCTTACGTGCAGGACGGCGTCTTTCGCGTTTACATCAAAG AGAAAAAGGAGTGCAGGCGGGAACATCGCTCGCAATGCAGCCAGGAGCCTCCCCGCGACATGGTGCACCCCAATGTGATCTGTGATGGCTGTGAAGGACCGGTGGTGGGTGCCAGGTTCAAGTGCACGGTCTGTCCAGACTATGACCTGTGCAGCACCTGTGAGGGTAAAGGCATACACAAGGAGCACAACATGGTGATGTTTCAGAGTCCGCTGCTAAATCCATTCGAG TGGCTTCCCCGAGGACGCTGGCTCCGTAAAATGCGGCATGGTGTTCCACCCTTCCCATGGATGCACTGCTGGGGATATCCTGGCCCTGCAGCTCCATGCCAAAATGCTGAACAGGCCCAAGCCAGTGCTGCAGCCTCCAGTCCACCCACTGCAGAAG GTATTGAAGTTGATATTGATGTGGAACATGGAGGACAGAGAAGCAAAGTGACTCCTGCTTCTCCTGATCAAGAGAAGAACAGTGCTGAGCCAAGCAGCAATACTCTTAACCAGAACATTCAGACCAAACCAGACTGGAATAACACAGATTCTGCTACAGAAGTAAATGCTGTTGCAGAGCAGATACAAGACATGGTGATAGATCCTGTGCCCACACAAATGGAAGATGGTAGCTTCCAGTCCCAG gAACACAGTGAGTCCAGCAGTTCATCAGGGGGTGATGAGGACTGGACCCACTTATCTTCCAAAGAAGTGGATCCTTCCACAGGTGAACTGCAGTCTCTGCAAATGCCAGAGACAGAGGGTCCCAGCTCCCTGGATGCATCTCAGGATCCTCCCCAACCAGGACCTACAGGACTGCGAGAAGCTGCACTCTACCCACATCTCCCACCAG AAGCAGACCCTCGTCTCATTGAATCTCTGTCCCAGATGCTCTCTATGGGCTTCTCTGATGAGGGTGGATGGCTCACACGACTCCTGCAGACAAAGAACTGTGACATCGGGGCAGCACTAGATGCTATCCAGTATTCCAAGCAGCCACCTCACTTGTAG
- the MRNIP gene encoding MRN complex-interacting protein, with product MAQRFWALRCCSCRLFQVQQAKRSGKWSCSVCGQRQAVQKVYGQGSGLDCRHHVQKLNLLQGEAEEAIGWTTRCVEESVNDSQNIAAHREDSSVQQEGKAEVSRWSKYLDKDSEDQEDGEEEADTERQQFCSRRKNTVEEQRKHQKSFLSSDVQEYAEENGVFQLAYQAKKVKTFSCRRCFLPRCLVAVPDQDDGSAVSGDSMVPAVCESVAPEENTQTPTACTKPSKWEKFLSCSDSYSKNAARVTLSPQEGSGRLGLHSTAAADAGTASRCSEQAGRTLPQGTGFEFKKCVASPEHLASKLPCTTVLSTTCSVEEDVLFKEPQSQLIRAGCGGVETTTGRCCLDSTRRANTLANRTTGPKPSSVSCQRLFCTSEEFDDDL from the exons ATGGCGCAGCGGTTCTGGGCGCTGCGGTGCTGCTCCTGCCGCCTCTTCCAGGTGCAGCAG GCCAAGCGGAGCGGGAAGTGGAGCTGCAGCGTGTGCGGCCAGCGGCAGGCGGTGCAGAAG gtttacGGCCAAGGGTCTGGCCTGGACTGTAGGCACCATGTCCAGAAATTAAACTTGCTGCAGGGTGAGGCAGAGGAAGCAATTGGTTGGACAACTCG GTGCGTAGAAGAATCTGTAAATGACAGCCAAAATATAGCAGCCCATCGTGAAGACAGTTCGGTCCAGCAG gaggggaaggcagaagtCAGTCGCTGGAGTAAATATCTGGATAAGGACAGTGAAGATCAggaagatggggaggaggaagcagataCAGAAAGGCAACAGTTCTGTTCCCGGAGGAAGAACACTGTGGAAGAACAAAG GAAACACCAGAAGAGCTTCCTCTCCAGTGATGTTCAGGAgtatgcagaagaaaatggagtTTTCCAGCTTGCCTACCAAGCCAAAAAGGTTAAAACCTTTAGTTGTAGAAGATGCTTCCTACCA AGATGTTTAGTAGCAGTGCCTGATCAAGATGATGGAAGTGCTGTTTCTGGAGACAGTATGGTTCCTGCTGTCTGTGAGTCTGTAGCGCCTGAGGAGAATACACAAACCCCAACTGCTTGTACCAAACCCTCGAAGTGGGAAAAATTTCTCTCATGTTCTGACAGCTATAGCAAAAATGCTGCCAGGGTCACCTTGTCACCACAGGAGGGCAGTGGAAGGTTGGGGCTTCACAGCACCGCTGCAGCAGATGCTGGTACGGCCAGTAGGTGCTCGGAACAGGCTGGAAGAACTCTACCTCAAGGTACAggttttgaatttaaaaagtgTGTTGCTAGCCCTGAGCATCTTGCCTCAAAACTGCCTTGCACCACAGTGCTCAGCACCACTTGCTCAGTTGAGGAGGATGTGTTATTCAAAGAACCTCAAAGCCAATTGATAAGGGCAGGATGTGGTGGTGTAGAGACCACTACAGGAAGGTGCTGTTTGGATAGCACAAGGAGGGCAAACACCCTTGCTAACCGTACCACTGGGCCAAAGCCTAGCAGTGTTTCTTGTCAACGCCTCTTCTGCACAAGTGAGGAGTTTGATGATGATCTCTGA
- the SQSTM1 gene encoding sequestosome-1 isoform X1, with the protein MAALTVKAYLLGKEEAAREIRRFSLPPPARYQAIHDRVAELFQGLLRAGPPPAFRMHYKDEDGDLIAFSTDEELEMAMPYVQDGVFRVYIKEKKECRREHRSQCSQEPPRDMVHPNVICDGCEGPVVGARFKCTVCPDYDLCSTCEGKGIHKEHNMVMFQSPLLNPFEWLPRGRWLRKMRHGVPPFPWMHCWGYPGPAAPCQNAEQAQASAAASSPPTAEEASTNSQPQDPNVTFLKNVGESVAAFLSPLGIEVDIDVEHGGQRSKVTPASPDQEKNSAEPSSNTLNQNIQTKPDWNNTDSATEVNAVAEQIQDMVIDPVPTQMEDGSFQSQEHSESSSSSGGDEDWTHLSSKEVDPSTGELQSLQMPETEGPSSLDASQDPPQPGPTGLREAALYPHLPPEADPRLIESLSQMLSMGFSDEGGWLTRLLQTKNCDIGAALDAIQYSKQPPHL; encoded by the exons ATGGCGGCGCTGACGGTGAAAGCCTACCTGCTGGGCAAGGAGGAGGCGGCCCGCGAGATCCGCCGCTTCTCcctgccgccgcccgcccgctaCCAGGCCATCCACGACCGCGTCGCCGAGCTCTTCCAGGGGCTGCTGCGCGCTGGGCCGCCGCCCGCCTTCCGCATGCACTACAAGG ATGAAGACGGGGACCTGATCGCTTTTTCCACCGACGAGGAGCTGGAGATGGCGATGCCTTACGTGCAGGACGGCGTCTTTCGCGTTTACATCAAAG AGAAAAAGGAGTGCAGGCGGGAACATCGCTCGCAATGCAGCCAGGAGCCTCCCCGCGACATGGTGCACCCCAATGTGATCTGTGATGGCTGTGAAGGACCGGTGGTGGGTGCCAGGTTCAAGTGCACGGTCTGTCCAGACTATGACCTGTGCAGCACCTGTGAGGGTAAAGGCATACACAAGGAGCACAACATGGTGATGTTTCAGAGTCCGCTGCTAAATCCATTCGAG TGGCTTCCCCGAGGACGCTGGCTCCGTAAAATGCGGCATGGTGTTCCACCCTTCCCATGGATGCACTGCTGGGGATATCCTGGCCCTGCAGCTCCATGCCAAAATGCTGAACAGGCCCAAGCCAGTGCTGCAGCCTCCAGTCCACCCACTGCAGAAG AAGCTTCTACTAACAGCCAGCCTCAGGACCCCAATGTCACCTTCTTAAAGAATGTTGGGGAGAGTGTTGCAGCTTTTCTGAGCCCCCTGG GTATTGAAGTTGATATTGATGTGGAACATGGAGGACAGAGAAGCAAAGTGACTCCTGCTTCTCCTGATCAAGAGAAGAACAGTGCTGAGCCAAGCAGCAATACTCTTAACCAGAACATTCAGACCAAACCAGACTGGAATAACACAGATTCTGCTACAGAAGTAAATGCTGTTGCAGAGCAGATACAAGACATGGTGATAGATCCTGTGCCCACACAAATGGAAGATGGTAGCTTCCAGTCCCAG gAACACAGTGAGTCCAGCAGTTCATCAGGGGGTGATGAGGACTGGACCCACTTATCTTCCAAAGAAGTGGATCCTTCCACAGGTGAACTGCAGTCTCTGCAAATGCCAGAGACAGAGGGTCCCAGCTCCCTGGATGCATCTCAGGATCCTCCCCAACCAGGACCTACAGGACTGCGAGAAGCTGCACTCTACCCACATCTCCCACCAG AAGCAGACCCTCGTCTCATTGAATCTCTGTCCCAGATGCTCTCTATGGGCTTCTCTGATGAGGGTGGATGGCTCACACGACTCCTGCAGACAAAGAACTGTGACATCGGGGCAGCACTAGATGCTATCCAGTATTCCAAGCAGCCACCTCACTTGTAG